The following are from one region of the Vulgatibacter sp. genome:
- a CDS encoding DUF748 domain-containing protein — protein MRILLVIATVVIALLLVAGFALPGEVARRVETSLGGEGYAAEVGGVSIGWFEGRVTLRDLRIEDTSSGQALLQAPEVAVDVALGSLPFGTIHVESVQVPGATLDLTGDQAQRERWMQARRERFAEAPPVHVARVEAKGATVRLSAEQLGEDAVLAPTDLVATDLGNRPGAGKLPTTAHITATVEPGGLLRATFRTDPASDRPIFALDLQGTNLPLELVGQQLGLEVTGGRASLDLQASLREGAYEGEVQVDLENVELEEKGGFLGGLKAEVAEQGAGAAEGLGLLESESSFSGTIEDPDATLGSALRIVLKKALQEAAPA, from the coding sequence ATGCGCATCCTCCTCGTCATCGCCACCGTCGTGATCGCTCTCCTCCTCGTGGCTGGGTTCGCGCTGCCGGGGGAAGTGGCGCGGCGGGTCGAGACCTCGCTCGGCGGCGAGGGCTACGCGGCGGAGGTCGGCGGCGTCTCGATCGGCTGGTTCGAGGGCCGCGTCACCCTGCGCGACCTGCGGATCGAGGACACGAGCAGCGGCCAGGCGCTGCTCCAGGCGCCCGAGGTGGCAGTCGACGTCGCCCTCGGCTCCCTGCCCTTCGGCACCATCCACGTCGAGAGCGTGCAGGTGCCCGGGGCGACGCTCGATCTCACCGGCGACCAGGCGCAGCGGGAGCGCTGGATGCAGGCCCGGCGCGAGCGCTTCGCCGAGGCGCCGCCGGTCCACGTGGCGCGGGTCGAGGCGAAGGGCGCCACCGTGCGGCTCTCGGCGGAGCAGCTCGGCGAGGATGCGGTGCTCGCCCCCACCGACCTCGTCGCCACCGATCTCGGCAACCGGCCCGGCGCCGGGAAGCTACCGACCACGGCGCATATCACCGCCACCGTGGAGCCGGGCGGGCTGCTCCGCGCCACCTTCCGCACCGACCCGGCAAGCGATCGTCCCATCTTCGCGCTCGATCTGCAGGGGACCAACCTGCCGCTCGAGCTCGTGGGCCAGCAGCTCGGCCTGGAGGTGACGGGCGGCAGGGCCTCGCTCGATCTGCAGGCCTCCCTGCGCGAAGGCGCCTACGAAGGCGAGGTGCAGGTCGACCTCGAGAACGTCGAGCTGGAGGAGAAGGGTGGCTTCCTCGGTGGGCTGAAGGCGGAGGTGGCGGAGCAAGGCGCCGGCGCAGCGGAGGGGCTCGGCCTCCTCGAAAGCGAGTCCTCGTTCAGCGGCACCATCGAGGACCCGGACGCCACGCTGGGCAGCGCCCTGCGCATCGTGCTGAAGAAGGCGCTGCAGGAGGCGGCGCCGGCCTGA
- a CDS encoding penicillin-binding protein 1A, with the protein MTTMPARIARFIGRILVRFARILLLLGIVAAAAAAAGYHWLDEHILSTLPADLSSFREYRPPTVVSVKASDGTEIDQFYLERRIWVPLSELPPAAWQSFIAAEDRRFLKHGGVDLFGIARALYTNFQAGRKVQGGSTLTQQLVKNLLVGHERSYERKLKEAVLAFRLERELTKEEILELYVNYVFLGSGNYGLEAAARDYFGISARELNPGQAALLAGLVPAPSRYSPRTHPTAAQWRRSVVLRTMVEEGFVQQEEAERYLGDPVIVPRDAGRHHGEAIAYATQVRREIRRIMGEREAWEHGLQVQTPLDLGVQRVADGAVRRALRSLEERQGRRGAIKHLEPAEWEGFTARAAGLVRDVKSGAVLAPDKGDCFQALVGPAQGLENLWAGPFRYRLAAADRAVRVRSILPEKPARPLQEQVRPGDVLRVCKADGDEVRLEERPWAEGAAVVVENATGRIVALVGGYEVGIEGFVRATQARRQPGSSFKPYVYAAGLLEGKTQIDTVLDAPISMPAGGGRTWSPKNYTNDYKGPLPMRRAMAQSLNTVAVRLALDAGPAQVARLAEAMGVRTPLRKDITMALGSSEVTPMDQAMGYATIARMGVPTDPVYIDKLTDVRGRIVGRAGGPIHLDGETPAKLPGGPLPRALPAGVAYELADMLREVVRGGTARAAYKADYDRAGKTGTTNGYVDAWFVGFTPRYTVAVWVGTDGTFSLGEKETGGRTALPAWIEIVEALEQPAGERFAVPDDAVLVQSEQGWVGLARAHVPAKVLHTPDPGAAPLPAFPGAGR; encoded by the coding sequence ATGACGACCATGCCCGCGAGGATCGCCCGCTTCATTGGAAGGATCCTCGTCCGCTTCGCCCGCATCCTGCTGCTCCTCGGGATCGTCGCCGCTGCAGCCGCAGCTGCGGGATACCACTGGCTGGACGAACACATCCTCTCCACGCTGCCTGCCGACCTCTCGTCTTTTCGGGAGTACCGGCCGCCGACCGTGGTGAGCGTGAAGGCCTCCGACGGCACCGAGATCGATCAGTTCTACCTCGAGCGCCGGATCTGGGTGCCGCTCTCGGAGCTGCCGCCCGCTGCGTGGCAGTCCTTCATCGCCGCGGAAGATCGTCGCTTCCTCAAGCACGGCGGCGTGGATCTCTTCGGCATCGCGCGGGCCCTCTACACCAACTTCCAGGCGGGACGGAAGGTGCAGGGCGGATCCACCCTCACCCAGCAGCTCGTGAAGAACCTGCTCGTCGGCCACGAGCGAAGCTACGAGCGCAAATTGAAGGAGGCGGTGCTCGCCTTCCGCCTCGAGCGTGAGCTCACCAAGGAGGAGATCCTCGAGCTCTACGTCAACTACGTCTTCCTCGGTTCGGGGAACTACGGCCTCGAGGCAGCGGCCCGCGACTACTTCGGCATCTCCGCCCGCGAGCTCAATCCCGGGCAGGCGGCGCTGCTCGCGGGGCTCGTCCCCGCGCCGTCGCGCTACTCGCCGCGCACCCACCCCACCGCTGCGCAGTGGCGCCGTTCCGTGGTGCTCCGAACGATGGTGGAGGAAGGCTTCGTGCAGCAGGAGGAGGCCGAGCGCTACCTCGGCGATCCGGTGATCGTGCCGCGCGACGCGGGCAGGCACCACGGCGAGGCGATCGCCTACGCCACCCAGGTGCGCCGGGAGATCCGGCGGATCATGGGGGAGCGCGAGGCCTGGGAGCACGGCCTGCAGGTGCAGACGCCCCTCGATCTCGGGGTGCAGCGGGTGGCGGATGGCGCGGTCCGCCGCGCGCTCCGATCGCTGGAGGAACGGCAGGGCCGGCGCGGCGCGATCAAACACCTCGAGCCGGCGGAGTGGGAGGGCTTCACCGCCCGCGCCGCGGGGCTGGTGCGGGACGTGAAGAGCGGCGCGGTCCTCGCCCCCGACAAGGGCGACTGCTTCCAGGCGCTGGTCGGTCCGGCGCAGGGGCTCGAGAATCTCTGGGCAGGTCCCTTCCGCTACCGCCTCGCCGCAGCGGACCGCGCGGTGCGGGTGCGCAGCATCCTCCCCGAGAAGCCTGCGCGCCCGCTGCAGGAGCAGGTGCGGCCCGGCGACGTGCTCCGGGTCTGCAAGGCCGACGGCGACGAGGTGCGGCTCGAGGAGCGTCCCTGGGCGGAGGGCGCCGCGGTGGTGGTGGAGAACGCCACCGGCAGGATCGTCGCCCTCGTCGGCGGCTACGAGGTGGGCATCGAGGGCTTCGTGCGCGCCACCCAGGCGCGGCGGCAGCCCGGCTCGTCGTTCAAGCCCTACGTCTACGCGGCGGGGCTCCTCGAGGGGAAGACGCAGATCGACACCGTGCTCGACGCGCCGATCTCCATGCCCGCCGGCGGCGGCAGGACCTGGAGCCCGAAGAACTACACCAACGACTACAAGGGCCCGCTGCCGATGCGCCGGGCGATGGCCCAGAGCCTCAACACCGTCGCGGTGCGCCTCGCCCTCGACGCGGGGCCGGCGCAGGTGGCCCGCCTCGCCGAGGCGATGGGCGTGCGCACGCCGCTGCGCAAGGACATCACCATGGCCCTGGGCTCCAGCGAGGTGACGCCGATGGATCAGGCGATGGGCTACGCCACCATCGCGCGGATGGGCGTGCCCACCGATCCGGTCTACATCGACAAGCTCACCGACGTGCGCGGCAGGATCGTGGGCAGGGCCGGCGGACCGATCCACCTGGATGGGGAGACGCCGGCGAAGCTCCCCGGCGGGCCGCTGCCCCGGGCGCTCCCTGCAGGCGTGGCCTACGAGCTCGCCGACATGCTCCGCGAGGTGGTGCGGGGCGGCACCGCCCGGGCGGCGTACAAGGCCGACTACGATCGCGCGGGCAAGACCGGCACCACCAACGGCTACGTCGACGCGTGGTTCGTCGGCTTCACGCCGCGCTACACGGTGGCGGTCTGGGTGGGCACCGACGGCACCTTCTCGCTCGGCGAGAAGGAGACCGGCGGCCGCACCGCGCTGCCCGCGTGGATCGAGATCGTGGAGGCGCTGGAGCAGCCTGCCGGGGAGCGCTTCGCCGTCCCCGACGACGCGGTGCTGGTGCAGAGCGAGCAGGGCTGGGTGGGGCTCGCCAGGGCCCACGTCCCGGCGAAGGTGCTCCACACGCCCGACCCGGGCGCAGCTCCCCTGCCGGCCTTCCCCGGCGCCGGGCGCTGA